Within Amycolatopsis sp. FDAARGOS 1241, the genomic segment TAGGGCACCACGGTGGACAGCACCCCGACGCCGATGCCGAGCAGCAGCATACGTGGCGAAGACCACATTTCGCCCGTACCGGCCGCGAGCGGCGAGAGCACGATCGTGGCCACGGCGAAGCCGACCGCGAGGCTGTCGATGCCGTCACCGGCCACGGCGACGCGCTTGCCGAGCACGATGTAGCCCGCCCACGCGGCCGCGGCGGCCAGGGCGAACACCACGCCCAGCGCGCCACCCGCCAGCCGCACGTCGGCGATCGCGACGACGCCGGCCGCCACCAGCACCAGCGCGCCGAGATCCCGCCGCCTGCGCGAGCCCACCGCGGCGACGACCACGGGCCCGGCGAACTCCAGCGCGACGACGGTGCCCAGCGGCAGCCGGGCGATCGCTTCGTAGAACGCGACGTTCATCACCGCCGTGACCACACCGAACGCCGCGGCGAGCAGGAACCGCCGCCCTCGCCACGCGGCCCGCCGCGGCCGCCGCCACGCGACCAGCACGACGGCCGCCCCCAGGCAACGCAGCCAGGCCACGCCGGCGGGCGAGCCGTGCCCGAACAGCCCCACCGCGATGGCCGCGCCGGCATACATCGAAATTCCGCTGAGAACGAACAAGACCGGAGCGGGAATGGTCGCGCTGCGTTTCTCCGATAGCGTAGAACTCACTCCCGCATGGTGCCTGACCTCGGAAAACCGCAGTGCGCAGGTGTCGTTGTCCTAAGGAGCGGGACACCACTACGGCAACCGGGGTAATTCGGCGTGACACAGGTCCCACCGGAGCGGGAACACTTGCGGGCCACGAAACGTCTGCAATATTGGAAGCACGAACACGCGGAGCCGGAGGCGATCCCCGCCGAGGGCATCACTGCCGAAGTGGGCGTAGCTGGATCGAGGTACCGGGCGACCGGTACCGGGACGGAGGGAGACTCCCATGACATCACCGACGCTCACCCGCCCCGAACTGACCGCTGCCGACCGTTGCGACCGGTGCGGAGCCGCGGCTCAGGTACGCGCCGTCCTCAGCTCCGGAGGCGAGCTGCTCTTCTGCGGGCACCACGCCCGTGAGCACGAGGCCAAGCTCAAGGAACTGGCCGCGGAGATCCAGAAGTAGGGGCCCGCAGGGAAACGAAAACTCGACTCGGAGGCGGCAGGTGCGCGGAGCACCTGCCGCCTCCGGTGTATCCGGGTCCGCACGAGCGCACCGCCGGGCGGGCGCTGGGCCGACCGGCTCGGCACAGCGGCCCCGATGGATCACCGTCGGCACCGGATACCGTCGCTGAACAGGCCGGTCCGAACAACCCAGTGCCGAACAGCGCAGCTTCGGACAACCGATGGCCGAACAGCGCTGTGCGAATGCCGAACGCCACTTGGCCTGTGCAACTTCCCTTTTCGCACCGGGTGCGGAATTGACAATTCCTGTCCGGCCCGACAGGCAAAGCCCGGGCGAAACCGGGCCGTGTCCGAATTCGGATCGAATCGTGGTGAACCTCACGCGGGCCGGAAGCGCAATTCCGGCCACCCCTGACGATTCATGTCCGGTTAGCCCCCAGTGACGGCGAAGGCGGCAGGTGCGCGGACACCTGCCGCCTTCCGCGGGTCCAGGTCTCAGACCGTGTCGAGGACCACTTCGAACGCGACCTCGGCCGCGCCCAGGAGCTTCACGTCGGCGCCCAGCGCCGAGCTGACGATCCGTGTGCCGCCGACCGCCCGGCTGACCAGGCTGCGCCGGCGGACCTCCGCGGCCACCGAGCGGATCACCGAGTCCGGCAGCACTGTGAGCAGGTCGCCCAGCACCACCAGCTGCGGCCCCAGGAGGTTCACCACGTTGACGAGCCCGAGCGTCAGCCACTCCGCGAACTCGGCGAGCCGCTCGGCCGCCGCTTCGGGGTCGCGGGCCAGCTCACGCAACTCGAACAGGATGGCGCCGCGGGCGGTGTCCTCGGGCAGGCCGAGGGCGCGGCACAGCGCCGCCTCCCCGATCTCCGTCTCCCAGCAGCCGCTGCTGCCGCAGTAGCAGGCGCGGCCGCCGGGGCGGATGACCATGTGGCCGATCTCCCCGACGTACCCGGCGCCACCTCGCAGCGACGAGCCCTGGGCGATCACGCCGCCACCGACTCCGACGTCGGCGGACACGTAGACGGCGTCGGACGAACCGCGGGCCGCGCCGCGCAGGTGCTCGGCGAGGGCGCCGAGCTCGGCGTCGTTGCCGACCAGGACGGGGATGTTGAGCACGGCGGACAACCGCTCGCCGAGGGCGACGTCGGTCCAGCGCAGGTTCGGCGCCTCGTGCACGTGGCCGTCGGCGCGCCGCACGACCCCGGGCACCGACACCCCGACGGCCACGGGCGTGACCCCGAGGTCGCCGGCGAGCACGGCGGCCGACTCGATCACGTGCGTGATGACCTCGTCGGCCTCCCGCATGCGCCCGCGCAGGTTCCAGCTGTTGCGGCCCAGGATCTGGCCGCCCAGCCCCACGAGCGCGAGCGCCACGTGCTCGACCTGCAGGTCGACCGCCAGCACGACCGCCGCGTGGGGCTGGGGCAGGACCAGGAGGGAGGGACGGCCCGCCCCTCGGCCCGGCCTCGGGACCCGCTCCTCGACGACCCCGGCTTCCGCGAGGCCGTCGACGAGCGTTTTGATCGTGCTCCGGTTGAGCCCGAGCTCCGCTGCCAAGCTCGCCCGGGTACTCGGCCCGCCGACGTGCAGCAGACGGAGCAGCGTCGTGCGGTTGTGCCGGCGCACCTCGTCCGGTCGTGCGACGGGTGAGTTCGTCACCGGCTTGTGCGTGACATCGGGCGTCAGCGCGCCGACGCAGCCGCTCGGCGCCGCGACAGCGCGTCGACCGTGGCGGCGAGCAGCAGGACGAGACCGGTGACGATGTTCACCACGGCCGCCGACTGCTGGAGCAGGCCGAGACCGTTGTTCACGATCGCCAGCACGGCACCACCGATGACCGCGTCGATGATCCGGCCCTTGCCGCCGAACAGCGACGTGCCGCCGATGACCGCGGCACCCACCGCGAACAGCAGCGTGTTGAGGCCACCGGACTGCGGGTTGACCGAGCCGATCTTCGACGAGTACACGATCGCGCCGATCGCCGCGAACGACGAACTGATCACGAACACACTGGTGCGCAGCTTCGCGACGTTGATACCGGCGCGGCGGGCCGCTTCCTGGTTGCCACCGACGGCGTAGAGGTGCCGGCCGTACTTCGTGCGGTTGAGCACGTAGGTGCCCGCGAACAGCAGCACCAGCACGATCGGGACGACGTACGGGACGCCGTCGATCACCACGGCGTCGTTGGACGAGCGGTTGAGCGTCAGCAGATAGGTCGCGACGGCGGAGATCACCGCGATCACACCGACCTTGAACAGGACGATCGGCGTCGGCTGCACCACGAGACCGCGTTTGAGCCGCGAGAAGTGCTGGCCCAGCGCGATGAGCGCGTAGCCGCCGACCGAGATGATGAACAGGACCCAGCTGCCGAGCACCGACAGGTTGCCATTGGCCACCGCGTTGAGGGTGTCGTCCGTGCTGATCGGCAGCGTGCCGCCCTCACCGATGAACTGCAGGATCACGCCCTGCCACACGATGAACAGCGCCAGCGTCACGACGAACGACGGCATGCCGATCTTCGACACGAGGAAACCGGTGATGCAGCCGATGGCGGTGCCGGTGGTGATCGCGATGACCATCTCCAGCCACGCGTTCTGCGGAGCTCCGATCAGGATCACCACGATGCCGACGAGCGACACCGCCGCGCCGGCCCAGATCCGCTGCAGCAGCGCGAGGATCACGGCGAGTGCGAGCACCGCGATGAACGTGATGAACACGCCGGTGCCCATCGAGCCCAGCAGGTTGCCGTTGCGCACGTAGTGCAGTGCCATCAGCGAGGCGGCCACACCGGACGCGGTACCGGCCGACAGGTCGATCTCCCCCAGCAGCAGCACGAACACGATGCCCATCGCGATGATGGTCTGGCCCGCGCCCTGCGCGAGCAGGTTCGCGATGTTGCGCAGCGTGAAGAAGTCGCTCGAGAGGGCGCTGAAGAGGATCGCCAGGACGATCACGCCGAGCACGGCGGGGATCGAGCCGAGCTGGCCGTCCTTCATCCGCGCGAAGTAGTCCTTGATCGCCTCGCCCGTCGACATCGACGTGGTGTCGATGCCGAAGTCGGCGATCGCCGCGTCCGGCTTGGCGGACTTCGCAGGGGTCTCAGTCATGTCCGGTTTTCTTTCTCGTTGCTCACAGCACGACGGATTCGGGGCGGGCCAGGCCGAGGTCGCCCGAGCGGCCGGAGGTGATGAGCTCCACCACCTGGCTCGTCGTCACGTCCTTGGTCTGGACCTCGGCGACCAGGCGGCCCAGGTACAGCACGTCGATGCGGTCGGCGACCTCGAAGACGTCCGCCATGTTGTGGCTGATCAGCACCACACCGAGACCTTGCTCGGCCAGCCGGCGGACCAGGTCGAGGACCTGGCGGGTCTGGGCGACACCGAGAGCGGCGGTCGGCTCGTCGAGGATCACGACCTTGCTGTTCCACAGCACCGACTTGGCGATGGCCACGGTCTGGCGCTGACCACCGGAGAGCGCGGACACGGGCGTGCGCACCGACTTGACGGTGCGCACCGAGAGGGAGGCCAGCGTTTCGCGCGCGGCCTGTTCCATGCTCGCTTCGTCCATCAGCCAGCTGCTGCCGCGCTCACGGCCGAGGAACATGTTCTGCACGATGTCGAGGTTGTCGGCCAGCGCGAGGTCCTGGTAGACGACCTCGATGCCGAGGGAGGCGGCGTCCTTCGGGTTGTGGATGTGGACTTCCTGGCCGTTGAACTTCACCGTGCCCGTGTCGTACGGGTGGATGCCGGCGATGCACTTGACCATCGTCGATTTGCCGGCACCGTTGTCGCCGACGAGCGCGGTCACTTCACCGGCCCGCACGGCGAAGTCCACGTCGTGGAGGACGTGGACCGGACCGAAGCTCTTGTTCAGGCCTTTGATGTCGAGAATGGGCTCACTCATGGGGTTCGCTGTTCTCTCGCGTGGGTACCGGGCCGGGATGCGTCGTCGGGGTACGCATCCCGGCCCGGCTGCTGGGTTGGTGCTACGCGGTACGGGTCAGCTGATGCCGTACTGGGTGCACTTCGCGGCGACGTCGCCGGTGCAGACCTCGGACGCCTTGACGTAACCCTGCTGGATCACGGTCTTGACGTCGTTGACCGTGATCAGCTGCGGGGTCAGCAGAACCGACTTGAGGTCACGGTTGTTCTTCGGGTCGTGCAGCGTGCCGGTGGCGATCGCGTCGGCGGCGGCCGTGTCGCCCTTGGCCAGCGCCGCGGCCAGCTTGGCGGTGTTGTCCGCCTCCTGCTTGATCGGCTTGAAGATCGTCAGCAGCTGGTCACCGCGCAGGATCGCCTGCAGGCCGGCCGCGGTCGCGTCCTGGCCGGTGACCGGGACCTTGCCGTTGAGCTGGTACTTCTTCAGCACGGTGATGACCGCGCCCGCGAGCTCGTCGTTCGCCGCGACGACACCGTCGACCTTGTTGCCCACGCGGGTCATGATCTGCTCGAAGGTCGTGCCGCCGACCTGCGGGTCCCAGTCGTTGATCGGCTGCTTCTGGACCAGCGTCAGCGCGCCCGAGGAGTACAGCGGCTTGAGGACCTTGTCGTGGCCGTCGCCGAACAGGGTCGCGTTGTTGTCCGTCGGGGCGCCCTCGAGCTGGACGACCGCGGCACCCTTCTTGTCCTTAAGCGCGTCGGCCATGCCCTGCGCCTGCAGCTCGCCGACCTTCTCGTTGTCGAACGAGACGTAGTAGCCGGCCGAACCGCCGAGGCTCGGACGGTCGTAGTCGATGACCGGGATGCCCGCGGTCTTCGCCTTGGCCTCGATCGCGGCACCGACGGCCGGGTCGGACGGGGCGATGACCAGGACCTTGACGCCCTGGCTGATGAAACCGTCGGCCAGCGTCGAGAACTTCTGGTTGTCACCCTGGGCGTTCTGGATGTCGGCGCTGAAGCCCTGGGCCTGGAGAGCGGCCTGCAGCATCGGCTTGTCGAACGCCTCCCACCGGGCGGAGGTGGCGGTCTCGGGCAGGATCACGCCGACCTTGCCGTTGGCGCCGCCGCCCGCCGGAGCGGAAGCCGAGGCGGAGGTGTCCCCCGAGCCCCCGGTGTTCGAGTTGGCACCGCACGCGGTGAGCACCAAGCCGGCGCTCGCCGTGGCGGCAAGGAGGGTAAGGGTTCTGCTGCGCATCCTCGTTCCTTCCGGATCATGCTCGCGGCGGCGATCCGGGAGCCCGGCGCACCGCTGCGCATATGTTGTGGCCGACAACATATGCCGCCGAGCTGCTTCGCGGAAGATAGCGGGATCGATTAAATGACACCAATTGGACACGGTTCGGCAACGCGGGCTGAACACAGCCCGGAAAGGGTAGATCCACTGACGGAGTGATCGCCGGCGCGCACCCAGCGTGACGCTCTCGGTCGAGGCTGACTCTTCGTGAGCCGAACCCGCAGTGCAGCGCCCCGGGCACGCTTCGTGAGCGGAACCAGTCGTGGGGCGCTGATCCTGGCGTCACGCCCACGGCGGCAGGATTCGGACATCGGCGCCGGTGCCCCGGCCTTTCGCCGAACTCACCGTTGCCCGGACGGCCGACCGCTACCAGGAACGCAGAGTGACGATCCGCTCCTCGAGCTGCTCCACCGTCGCCATGGCGGTCGGCGGACCGCCGCACACCCTGCGTAGCTCGTTGTGGATCGCGCCGTGGGGCTTCTTCGTGCGGTGGTGGTACACGCCGACGAGGGCGTTGAGCTCCTTGCGCAGCGACCCGAGGCGCTCGCTCACCGATTGAGGTCGCGCG encodes:
- a CDS encoding sugar ABC transporter permease, giving the protein MTETPAKSAKPDAAIADFGIDTTSMSTGEAIKDYFARMKDGQLGSIPAVLGVIVLAILFSALSSDFFTLRNIANLLAQGAGQTIIAMGIVFVLLLGEIDLSAGTASGVAASLMALHYVRNGNLLGSMGTGVFITFIAVLALAVILALLQRIWAGAAVSLVGIVVILIGAPQNAWLEMVIAITTGTAIGCITGFLVSKIGMPSFVVTLALFIVWQGVILQFIGEGGTLPISTDDTLNAVANGNLSVLGSWVLFIISVGGYALIALGQHFSRLKRGLVVQPTPIVLFKVGVIAVISAVATYLLTLNRSSNDAVVIDGVPYVVPIVLVLLFAGTYVLNRTKYGRHLYAVGGNQEAARRAGINVAKLRTSVFVISSSFAAIGAIVYSSKIGSVNPQSGGLNTLLFAVGAAVIGGTSLFGGKGRIIDAVIGGAVLAIVNNGLGLLQQSAAVVNIVTGLVLLLAATVDALSRRRAAASAR
- a CDS encoding ATP-binding cassette domain-containing protein codes for the protein MSEPILDIKGLNKSFGPVHVLHDVDFAVRAGEVTALVGDNGAGKSTMVKCIAGIHPYDTGTVKFNGQEVHIHNPKDAASLGIEVVYQDLALADNLDIVQNMFLGRERGSSWLMDEASMEQAARETLASLSVRTVKSVRTPVSALSGGQRQTVAIAKSVLWNSKVVILDEPTAALGVAQTRQVLDLVRRLAEQGLGVVLISHNMADVFEVADRIDVLYLGRLVAEVQTKDVTTSQVVELITSGRSGDLGLARPESVVL
- a CDS encoding sugar ABC transporter substrate-binding protein, with amino-acid sequence MRSRTLTLLAATASAGLVLTACGANSNTGGSGDTSASASAPAGGGANGKVGVILPETATSARWEAFDKPMLQAALQAQGFSADIQNAQGDNQKFSTLADGFISQGVKVLVIAPSDPAVGAAIEAKAKTAGIPVIDYDRPSLGGSAGYYVSFDNEKVGELQAQGMADALKDKKGAAVVQLEGAPTDNNATLFGDGHDKVLKPLYSSGALTLVQKQPINDWDPQVGGTTFEQIMTRVGNKVDGVVAANDELAGAVITVLKKYQLNGKVPVTGQDATAAGLQAILRGDQLLTIFKPIKQEADNTAKLAAALAKGDTAAADAIATGTLHDPKNNRDLKSVLLTPQLITVNDVKTVIQQGYVKASEVCTGDVAAKCTQYGIS
- a CDS encoding ROK family transcriptional regulator, yielding MTNSPVARPDEVRRHNRTTLLRLLHVGGPSTRASLAAELGLNRSTIKTLVDGLAEAGVVEERVPRPGRGAGRPSLLVLPQPHAAVVLAVDLQVEHVALALVGLGGQILGRNSWNLRGRMREADEVITHVIESAAVLAGDLGVTPVAVGVSVPGVVRRADGHVHEAPNLRWTDVALGERLSAVLNIPVLVGNDAELGALAEHLRGAARGSSDAVYVSADVGVGGGVIAQGSSLRGGAGYVGEIGHMVIRPGGRACYCGSSGCWETEIGEAALCRALGLPEDTARGAILFELRELARDPEAAAERLAEFAEWLTLGLVNVVNLLGPQLVVLGDLLTVLPDSVIRSVAAEVRRRSLVSRAVGGTRIVSSALGADVKLLGAAEVAFEVVLDTV
- a CDS encoding DMT family transporter, translating into MYAGAAIAVGLFGHGSPAGVAWLRCLGAAVVLVAWRRPRRAAWRGRRFLLAAAFGVVTAVMNVAFYEAIARLPLGTVVALEFAGPVVVAAVGSRRRRDLGALVLVAAGVVAIADVRLAGGALGVVFALAAAAAWAGYIVLGKRVAVAGDGIDSLAVGFAVATIVLSPLAAGTGEMWSSPRMLLLGIGVGVLSTVVPYALDQLALRRVGQARFAVLLALLPVTAGVTGYALLAQVPSLPEALGTLAVVAGVALRGRDDGAGPTAGAGKSAGVGRDHPEQRY